ATCGTATTGCACCGGATGAATATTGACCTTGCCTTTAACGTTCTCAGTGATAGCTCCGTCATAGGCCAGTGTAAAAGGATTTTTTTTGTAATCAGCCGCATGGACTGAGGTAACTCCAGCCATTGCCGTGAGCAGTATTGCACTCAAAAGATTGAATTTCATTGTTTCTCCCATGTATGTCAGCGCTGCAACTCAGGCCCGCGTAGTTCAATTTGCGGCATCAGCTTAGGGCGAAATGGCTGTCAACAGCGTGACAAGAAAATAACATTCTTGTCAGCTACCTGACTGGGATGATCAAGTTTTCTGACAAAGTTGTCAGTGAGCCGTCAGCTTTATGTCGGTAATCACAAGGGAAAATGGTCTCTGTTAACGGAGTTCCATATTCAGTTTTCTGATGCGCTACAGATTTATTTAAATGTGAAGCATCGTTGAAAGTTAAAAAGGAAACCGCGTTATGCGCCTCTTGTTAGTCGAAGATGAAGAAAAAACGTCGACCTATCTTAATCGCGCGTTGAGTGAGTCCGGATTTACGGTAGATGTCTCTGCTGATGGAACGGAAGGTCTTCATTACGCGCTGGAGTTCGACTACGACGCGATAATACTGGATGTGATGTTGCCGGGGATGGATGGCTACCGGGTACTTGAGGGTGTTCGCGCAGCCAAACAAACGCCGGTGCTGATGCTTTCTGCCAGGGGATCGGTCGAGGAGCGCGTTAAAGGGTTGCGTCTTGGCGCAGATGATTATCTGCCTAAGCCCTTTTCGCTTATTGAACTGGTGGCTCGTATTCAGGCACTGGTGCGTCGCCGCGCTACGGACGGCGCAGACATCACCCAACTGCAAATTCACGATCTGCATCTCGACCTGCTGGCTCGCCGCGTATTTCGCGCCGGAACCAGACTAGAGCTGACCGCGAAAGAGTTTTCACTACTGAGCCTTCTGGCCCGACATCAGGGAGAGATCTTGTCAAAGATGATGATTGCTGAGCAGATATGGGACATGAATTTTGATAGCGATGCCAATGTGGTAGAAGTCGCTATTAAACGACTTAGGGCCAAAGTGGATACTCCGTTCGATATCAAACTGTTACATACCGTTCGTGGCATGGGTTATGTCCTCGAAATTCGGCCCGAATAAATGAAGAGGATAAGCATGCTCAAGCGTTCTATCTCA
This genomic interval from Salmonella enterica subsp. enterica serovar Choleraesuis contains the following:
- the copR gene encoding DNA-binding response regulator; protein product: MRLLLVEDEEKTSTYLNRALSESGFTVDVSADGTEGLHYALEFDYDAIILDVMLPGMDGYRVLEGVRAAKQTPVLMLSARGSVEERVKGLRLGADDYLPKPFSLIELVARIQALVRRRATDGADITQLQIHDLHLDLLARRVFRAGTRLELTAKEFSLLSLLARHQGEILSKMMIAEQIWDMNFDSDANVVEVAIKRLRAKVDTPFDIKLLHTVRGMGYVLEIRPE